The segment GCAGGCACTCCCCACGCTCAAGGCGACGTTCGAGATCACCAACGCGGACGAGGCCCCATTCCAGGTCGGCGACGTGATCCAGTACAACCTCAACGTCACGAACGACACGGGCAAGACCCGCTCCTTTGAGGCCACCGACTCCAACCTTGATAACTGGTCGGGCTGTAAGTGGAACACCTTCGAGGCGGGCGCGACCAAGTCCTGCCCGTTCCCGAAGCACACCGTGACCGAAGCCGACGTCGCCAGCGGCTCATTCACGCCGTCGATCACGTTCCAGGCCTACGCCAACACGGGATACACGGGCGCCACCACTGCCTTCGCCCCGTTCGAGGGGAGCCCGACGCAGGTCCTTCCCAAGCTGGCACGGATCTCCTCCTTCACGTTCACGGCCGGCACCGGCAAGGACAACTACCAGGTGGGCGATGAGCTGACGGCCACGCTCGTCGTGGACAACGTCACCGACGCCCCCATCACGATCGCCGCCTCCGACGCCTGCACGGCCGATGTGCCCGCGGGCAAGAGCCACACCTGCGAGCTGCCCCACAAGGTGACCCGGGACGACCTCGAGCGCGGCGAGGCCCACGCCGACGTCGTCGTGAACGCGACCCAAGGTGACCGGACGAGCGTCGAGACCGCGCGCGCGACGACGCCGACGCCGACCGTCCGCCCGGCCGCAACCGGCTTCACCGCGCCTAACGCCGATCCGCGACTGGAGGCGAATCTGACCGACCTGCAGATCCTGGAGTCGAACACGAGCGCCTACAACATCCGCATCCCCGCGATCGCGGTGGCCTCCAACGGCGACATCCTCGCCTCCTACGACCTGCGCCCCACCAACGGCGTCTGGCGCGGCGGCGACTCGCCCAACGAGAACTCGATCATGCAGCGCCGCTCCACCGACGGCGGGAAGACCTGGGGCCCGGCGACAGCCATCGCCGAAGGCAAGGTCGCCCCGGAAGGTCAGCGTTACGGCTGGTCGGACCCGTCCTACGTCGTCGACTACACGACGGGCGAGATCTTCAACTTCCACGTCGGCTCGTTGGACGCGGGTCTGCCGAACGGCCCGGGCTACCGCGTGGATGAGAACGGTAATGTGGATGAGACGTATCGCAAGACGATGAATTTCGCGCTCACGTCTTCCACCGATAACGGTTACACGTGGTCCTCGCGCATCATCACGAACGAGGTGCTCGGGGCACGCGCGGCGCAGCTGGACGGCTGTTTCGCGACGTCGGGCGCTGGCATCCAGAAGATGCACGAGCCGCACAAGGGCCGCCTGCTGCAGCAGGCCGCGTGCCGCTTCAAGGGCGCGGGCTTCCGCGCGATCACGATCTACTCCGACGACCACGGCAAGACGTGGCACGGCGGCGAGTTCGCGTCGGCCACGGAGGGCCTGCGGGAAGGTCAGAGCTGGCAGTACGACGAGAACAAGGTCGTGGAGCTCTCCGACGGCCGCCTCATGCTGAACTCCCGCGTGTCAGCGGGGACGGGCAAGGGTTATCGCATCGTGGCGACCTCCGACGACGGCGGCGTGACCTGGAAGGACGTCCACGTGGACAGGGCACTCGTGGACGCCACGAACAACGCCCAGATCATCCGCGCCTTCCCGACGGCCGCGCAGGGCACGTTGCGCTCGAAGGTGCTGCTGTTCTCCAACACGGAGTCCGGCCGCGCCAACGGCACTGTCAAGATGAGTTACGACGACGGCGCCACCTGGGCGATCTCCCGCCAGATTCGTGAGGGCGGGACCGGCTACACGACGATGGCGGTCCAGCCCGACGGCTCGATCGGCCTGCTCATGGAGCCAGACACGTTCAACAAGATCGGCTACGTCAACTTCACGCTCAAGTATTTGACGAAGAAGCTTCCCTTCGAGCTGTCGCTGAATCCGATCGCGAACGTCAAGGGCGAGGACGGCACGCCGATCGCGCCCATCGCGCTGCGAGCCACCGGCAATGACCCGGCACTGGCGGATAGCTACACCGTGGAGGGGTTGCCCGACGGTCTGAGCGTCAATCAGGAGACCGGCACCATCGAGGGCACACCCAAGGCGGGCAACACCGAGGAGCAGACCTTCACGGTCACGGCCACGATGAGCGAGGCCGACGACGGCACGGGCATTGCGCGCACGTCCTCGAAGACCTTTACGATCACGCTGTCCCCGAAGCCAGTGGCGCCGGAGCCCGAGCCTGAGCCGGGGCAGTGTCAGGTGATGGATCGTCCGGTGTCGCCGGCGCGCGGGAGTGGCGTGTTGGGTGATGCTACGGGTGATCGTTTTGCTGACTTGTGGTCGGTAGATGAGTCTGGGGCTATCCATTTCTACGTCAACGATGGCACGGGTGGGTTCTACCATAAGGGCATCGTGGGCTGCGCCGAGCGGCCGATCACACACATCAGCGCGATCCGGGACCTTGACGGCGACCTGCGCGCCGACCTCCTGGTGCGCTACGACAACGGGGACCTGTACTACTTCCACTCGCGAGGTGATGGGTTCTTGACTAAGGGCGTTCAGGCGGGCCATGGCTGGAATGGTATGGACAATATTGTCTATGCCGGCAAGCTTGGTGCCTCGAGCGCGGATTATGTGGTGGCCCGTGAGGTGGCTAGTGGTGACTTGTACCGTTACCAGGTCGGTGATGGTGGCTTGTTTGGGGGGACGAAGATTGGTCATGGCTGGTCGGCGATGACCACGATTTTGGCCCCGGGCCAGTTCGTGGGCAGCTCTTACAGTGACCTGGTGGCGATTGCGGCTGATGGTTCGATGTATGCCTATGCGGGTAGTGCTGATGGTGGGGTCTATGGTGTGGGCCAGATTGGTCATGGCTGGGATTCCTTCGTCCAGGCCACCATCCCCGGTGACGTGGATGGCGATGGTCGCCTTGATCTGATCGGTATCCGCGAGGATGGGAAGATGTTTGCCTACAAGAACCAGACCAATGGCTGGTGGGGTGTTGCCCGCCAGGTCGGTCATGGCTGGCAGGCGATGGTTGCGATCAGTTAGCGCCCTAGTGGCAGGGCCCACGAATGGGCCCTGCCCGCCATGCTAGGTACGTGTGGGCCCGGAGTTTTCCGGGCCCACACCCACACTCACCACCCGGCAGTGGGCCGGCGAACAACGAGCACGGCGGGCCGGCGGATAAGGAGCCCGGCGAGCCGCCGGCACCGGGCCGGCGGCCGATATCTGCGCCTGCCCCGGCCAAGGCCCGCACCCCCGTACAATAGGCCTCATGAACCGCGACATCACCCCCATCATTTTCGGCTGGGACCTCGCCGATTACGCGATGGCCCGCCTCATTCATGAGAACACGGGGACTTCGCCGCGTCTCTACAGCCAGATTCACCGGGGATTCATTGACGACTCGAAGATCCTCGACCTGGTGATCACCGAGCCGCGCGCGATCACGAACCGCGACAAGTTCGCCCAGCTCCTGCTCGCCCTAGGCGAGGAATTCCCCACCGAGCGCGTCGTGCCGCTCGTGAACACGGACGAGGACGTGCAACTGCTGAGCGGGCTTCGCCACCAGCTTCCGACGTCGTGGATCTTCCCCTACGCGCCCGCAGAGGCGATCGCGATCGCCGACTCAAAGACGCGCCTGTCTCAGGTGGCCGCCAGCCTCGGCCTTGCCACGCCGCGCCAGACCCGCATCAGCACAGACTCCCCCAACTCCGCCTCCGACGCTCTCGATCAGCTCACCTTCCCCATCGTCCTTAAACCCGACGAGCGTTCCCAGCTCACCGTCTTCTTCACCCGCGGTCTTGCCAAGGTTCTGCCGTGCGACACGCTCGCCGAGGCCAACGCACACATCCGCCAGTGGCACGACGCCGGCGTCAGCACCTCCCTCACCGCTCAGGAGCTTATCCCGGGCGACGACACGACGCAGTGGGTGGTCAACGGCTACATCGACCGCCGCGGCGAGGTGACAGCGGTTGGCTCGGGGCGGGTGCTACTTGGCAACCACGAACCGAGCCTGCTTGGCAACGCCGGCATTATCCACGTGGTGCCCAACGACCAGCTCATGACCGACGGCGCCCGGCTCGCCACCGCCGTCGGCCTGCGTGGCTTCTTCTCCCTCGACGTCAAGATTGACCCGCGCACCGCCACCGCCTACTGGCTTGACCTCAACCCGCGCATCGGCCGTAATCACTACTACCTCAAGGCCGGAGGCGTGGATGTGTGGCAGGCGTTTGTGGAGGATTACGACGACGCCCCGCGCCACATCCAGCGGATGACCGGTGAGGCCCTGTACCACGTCCTGCCGCTGCGGATGCTCAAGGACTACCTGCCCCCGGAACTGTACGCGCAGGTCAAGCCGCTGAAGCGCACGGCGGTTGACCCGCTGAACTACCCCGCCGACCGCCACCCCCGCCGCACCCTGTTTCGGATCATCAACGCGCAGAACATGGCCCGCAAGACGCGGGCTCACTACCCCAAGCCGACGCACACCGGCTTCTAGCCCCCGCACCGAAGCGCCTACGCCACCTGCCTGTTCCATCGCGTGCCCTCACGTAGACTGGTGGGCAGAAGAAACGAGGGATAATGCGATTTGTTAGACTTCACGATGCCAGCTACGAGCGTTTCGCCGCGGACGCGGAGCGGATGTCCTTCACCCAGTTGCCCGGCTATGTGGCCACCCGCCGCGGGGAGGGACAACGGGTGGAGGTGGTCGGCGTCGTCGACGGTAACCCAGAGCGGCTTCTCGCGGCGGCCGCGGTGGTCATGCAGCCGTGGCGGAAGTTCTTCTTCAAGGCGAACCTGATATTCGGCCCCACCTTCGCGGACTACTCCCCCGAAGCGGAGGAGGCATTCTACCGTGGCCTGGTCGGCTGGCTGAAGCGCACGCCGCGCGTCGTCGCCCTGCGCGTGGTCCCGATGGTGGTTCGAGCCCATTACGACGACGTCGAACGCGGCCCGGAGACCGAGCGAGCCAAGCGGGTCGACGCCTTGCTCGCCGAGCTAGGCGCGACCCACCTGGACAAGGACTTCAACGATTCGCCCGACATCCAGACGAGGTTCGTCTACGTCAAGGACATTGAGGGGATGGACTTGGCGCAGGTGACGAAGTCGGCGGGCCAGCAGGTGCGCACCGCCTTCAACCGCTGGGGTACAAACGGCGTGGAGGTCCGCTTCAATTCCCCCGAGGACATCGGCGTGCTGGGCGACATTCTCACCCACACCGCGGAGCGCACGGGCACCACCCCGCCCACCCGCTCCGAACTCAACTACTACAAGGACTTGGCACTCAAGCTAGGCCCGGAGGAGGCCTTCTTCCCCGTGGCCGTGCTCCGGCCCGCCGCCTACCTGGCCGAGATCGCGGCCGAACGCGAGCAGGTGGAGGCCAAGGTGGCTGACTTCGCCGAGCGGGAGGCCGCGCTCGCGGCCGAGGGCAAGGTGCTGGGAAAGAAGCAGCGCAACCAGCTTAAGGAGCTCCGCTCCCGCCTCGAGGTGCTTGAGCGCCGCCAGGCGGAGACGCAGGCCGTGCGCGCCGAGCACGGTGAGGAGATCGTGCTCGCCGCCTCCTTCTTCATCCACTCCCCCCACGAGCTGACCTACCTGGTTTCGGGCGCATACGCCCAGTTCAACGACTACTACGGCATCTACTTCATCCACCGCGCCATGTTCGAGTGGGCCACCCGCCACGACGTTCGGTGGTACAACTTCTTCGGCATGACCGGCGACTTCTCCGACGCGGCCTCAGACGCCGGCGTCGTGCACTTCAAGCGCCAGTTCAAGGGCGACGCGGAAGAGTACGTGGGAACCTACGACATCCCGATTCGCCCGCTGTGCGCCAAACTCACGAATGCGGTGGACGAATGAAATTCACAACCATCCCGCAGGACATCTACGAGGACTTCATCGGCCGCCAACCGCGCGTCATGTTCACCCAGATTCCCGCCTACAAGCGCACGCGCGAGGTTTCCGGGGCGAAGGTGGAGGTGGTCGGCGTCGTCGAGGAGACCACGGGCACAGTCTATGCAGTGGCGTTGGCCAGCTACCAGACCTGGTCGCGATTCTTCTACCGGATCAACGTCGTCTACGGGCCCGTGTTCGCCGCGGACGCTCCCGCCAGCGCCCGGCGCATGTTCTACACGGGCCTGAAAGCGCATGCGAAGCGCAACCCGCGCGTGATTTCCGTCCGCGTCACGCCCCCCGAATTCCGGCGCGTGTACGACGACGTCACCCCGGGTGACGAGCTCACTTCCGCCCGCGAGCTGGATGGGACGATCGCCGAACTGGGCGGGCACCGCGTCGTCGGCGACTTCGTCACCCGAGGCGACATTCCCATCACCTATTCCTACGTCAAGGACATCGGGGGGATGGACTTCCCGGCGATTCAGAAGTCGATGGGGCAGCAGGTACGCACCGCCTTCAACCGGTGGGGAACCAACGGCGTGGAGGTGCGCTTCGTGGGCCCCGACCAGATCGACATCCTCGGCCGAGTGCTCGAGCACACGGCCGAGCGGACGCAGATGTCGGAGGTCTCCCCCGGGCAGCTCGCATACTACAAGCGACTCGTCGAACAGTTTGGGCCACAGAACGCATTCTTGCCGGTGGCCTTGCTGCACTGCAGGAATTACCTCGCCCAGATCGGCGACGAGCGGGCGCAGATCGAGGCGAAGGTGGCGGACCTGGTCGCGCGCCGCGGCGCGCTCGAGGCCGAGGGAAAGGCACTGGGCAAGAAGCAGAGGAACCAGCTCAAGGAGCTCGAGGAGCGCCTCGCGGTTCTCGCACGCCGCGAGGAAGAGACCCGAACGGTGCAGGCTAGCCACGGCGACGAGGTCGTACTTGCCGCCAGCCTGTTCGTCCGCTCACCCAACGAGTTGCTTTACCTGGTCTCGGGCGCATACGCCGAGTTCACCTCGTACTACGGCATCTACCTCATTCACCGCGCCATGTTCGAGTGGGCGGCCGAACACAACGTGACGTACTACAACTTCTACGGCATCTCCGGCGACTTTTCCCAGAGCGCCACCGACGCCGGGGTGTTGCATTTCAAACGCCAGTTCATCGGCAACGTGGAGGAATTCGTCGGCACCTACGATCTGCCGATCCGGCCGCGCCTCGCAAAGGCTCTCAAGGCGCTGGATTGAGATCGAGCGGGGTCTGGCCCGCGCCACGGCGGGCCACGCCCCGGCCGCCTATCGCTCCCGGCTGGCCCCGATCGCGGCGCGTGCGGTGAACGCGGCGTACTTGTCCTGGTCGAGCACCACGTCGATGTTGCCGATCCAGTACACGATGTTGTCCTCGGTGAACTTCTTCTTGAAGTGGGTCAGGGTATCGCTGTCGTCGTCGGAGAGGATGCCTCCCATGTCGTAGGTTTCGCACCCGGCCTCGACGGCGTGACGCACTTCCTCAAAATCGAGCTGGTAGGACTGGCCCTTCTGGAATTCGTGGGTGTCCCCGCCGTACATGGCGAAGGCCCGCTTGCCCTGGATGACCATGAGCGACGTCGAAATTGCGCGCCCCTCGAACATGGAAAAGCTCAGCCGGGTGGTGTCGGGGAAGGCCTCGTACAGGCGCTGGAAGTAACTCATCGGGCGGCTCGAGATGCCGTGGTGGTCGTTGGAGATGCGCACGATCTTGTAGAACTCGGGAATATCCTCGATCGTGCCCACGCGCGTGCTCACCCCGTATTTCTCACCTTTGCGGATGTGCTTGCGGGTGTTCTTGGAGTAATCCATGAGGATCTGCTCGGCGCTGCGTCCGCGGATCTCGAGGACCACGTTCATCAGCGGCTGGCTGGACGAGTACGGGTCGCGCGTGAAGGTGATGCCCTTGGCCGCGTAGGCGGCTTCCACCGCGTCGTCGCGGGCGAGGGCCGGGTCGACGCGCAGGAGGAAACCCCCGGCGGCACGGGCGTGGTCAGCGGCTTCGTTGACCATGGCGACGACGAGGTCGACGTCGCGGGGGTCGCAGACCGGGCCGCGGCTGGCGTAGAAGAATCGCCCGCCGATCTGGGCGTCGTCGACGGCGAGGACCTGCATGGCGGCGTCGATCTTGCCGTCGGTGCGATGGATGAAGTGGTAGGCGTCCCAATTGTTTTTCACGTGGGCCCAGCCACGTGTCTGGAAGATAGTGGCGTGTGGGGAGGAGTCCACGAACTCGTCGTACTCGGCGAGGAGGGATTCGTCGTCATGAGGGATCAACATTCTTCCACCTTACGGGAGAACGCTGGCGGCGCGCAGTGTCCTGCGCCAGTGTCGCGCAGACTTGTCGGAGCGCCTGCTTTAGAATGGGTGCGTTTACGTCGTCCAGCGTTGAGGGGCCAATGTTCAACCGTTATAAGCCGCGTCACGGACGCCAGCTTTCCGACGTCGTCCCTGGGCCCGAGGGCGCCGTCTCCTCGCCCGACGACGTCGCCTCCGCGCCCGGCGAGGAAACCTTCGCGCAGTCGAAGCAACGATCGGCTCGGGCCTCGCTTGTGATGTCCCTGGGGACGCTGACCTCGCGCCTGCTGGGGATGGTGCGCTCTCCGATGCTGATTGGTGCCGTGCTGGGCCTGAACTCGCTGGCGGGCAACTCCTTCGACATCGCCAACAAGCTACCGACCCTGCTGTACATGATCATCGCGGGCGGGCTCGTCAACGCGGTGCTGGTCCCGGCGATCGTCAAGGCCACGCGCACATCGAAGGACGCCGGGGCGGCCTTCATCAACAAACTCCTGACGCTCTCCATGGTCACGCTCGGCGGCATCACGATCCTGCTGACGCTGGCGGCGCCCATCATCGTCAAGATTTACGCCGCCACGTTGGATGAGCAGTGGTACCGGCTCACGGTGCTCTTTGCGCTGTGGTGCCTGCCCCAGATCTTCTTCTACGGCATGTACACGATCTTCGGTCAG is part of the Trueperella abortisuis genome and harbors:
- a CDS encoding lipid II:glycine glycyltransferase FemX, whose protein sequence is MLIPHDDESLLAEYDEFVDSSPHATIFQTRGWAHVKNNWDAYHFIHRTDGKIDAAMQVLAVDDAQIGGRFFYASRGPVCDPRDVDLVVAMVNEAADHARAAGGFLLRVDPALARDDAVEAAYAAKGITFTRDPYSSSQPLMNVVLEIRGRSAEQILMDYSKNTRKHIRKGEKYGVSTRVGTIEDIPEFYKIVRISNDHHGISSRPMSYFQRLYEAFPDTTRLSFSMFEGRAISTSLMVIQGKRAFAMYGGDTHEFQKGQSYQLDFEEVRHAVEAGCETYDMGGILSDDDSDTLTHFKKKFTEDNIVYWIGNIDVVLDQDKYAAFTARAAIGASRER
- a CDS encoding exo-alpha-sialidase gives rise to the protein MMRKTRAWRRRFALATAAVGALALTPLTPLAAAADDAGAPANTHVSYYSFDESATKDQWGSRDGTPTGDLPLVEGKVGKAVEIKDGAKITYPALDLPHDWSIGFWVKAPTATGRASIIQSADGVRAVSQRLAANREDKIGFHVLPGAGGVLTYNYTLANNTWTHITATNSSTEGIALYVNGELLELKNWGINNPVAVPSDILGGTGFTGVVDELKIYNRALTATEVRAEIDGLEPQALPTLKATFEITNADEAPFQVGDVIQYNLNVTNDTGKTRSFEATDSNLDNWSGCKWNTFEAGATKSCPFPKHTVTEADVASGSFTPSITFQAYANTGYTGATTAFAPFEGSPTQVLPKLARISSFTFTAGTGKDNYQVGDELTATLVVDNVTDAPITIAASDACTADVPAGKSHTCELPHKVTRDDLERGEAHADVVVNATQGDRTSVETARATTPTPTVRPAATGFTAPNADPRLEANLTDLQILESNTSAYNIRIPAIAVASNGDILASYDLRPTNGVWRGGDSPNENSIMQRRSTDGGKTWGPATAIAEGKVAPEGQRYGWSDPSYVVDYTTGEIFNFHVGSLDAGLPNGPGYRVDENGNVDETYRKTMNFALTSSTDNGYTWSSRIITNEVLGARAAQLDGCFATSGAGIQKMHEPHKGRLLQQAACRFKGAGFRAITIYSDDHGKTWHGGEFASATEGLREGQSWQYDENKVVELSDGRLMLNSRVSAGTGKGYRIVATSDDGGVTWKDVHVDRALVDATNNAQIIRAFPTAAQGTLRSKVLLFSNTESGRANGTVKMSYDDGATWAISRQIREGGTGYTTMAVQPDGSIGLLMEPDTFNKIGYVNFTLKYLTKKLPFELSLNPIANVKGEDGTPIAPIALRATGNDPALADSYTVEGLPDGLSVNQETGTIEGTPKAGNTEEQTFTVTATMSEADDGTGIARTSSKTFTITLSPKPVAPEPEPEPGQCQVMDRPVSPARGSGVLGDATGDRFADLWSVDESGAIHFYVNDGTGGFYHKGIVGCAERPITHISAIRDLDGDLRADLLVRYDNGDLYYFHSRGDGFLTKGVQAGHGWNGMDNIVYAGKLGASSADYVVAREVASGDLYRYQVGDGGLFGGTKIGHGWSAMTTILAPGQFVGSSYSDLVAIAADGSMYAYAGSADGGVYGVGQIGHGWDSFVQATIPGDVDGDGRLDLIGIREDGKMFAYKNQTNGWWGVARQVGHGWQAMVAIS
- a CDS encoding peptidoglycan bridge formation glycyltransferase FemA/FemB family protein: MKFTTIPQDIYEDFIGRQPRVMFTQIPAYKRTREVSGAKVEVVGVVEETTGTVYAVALASYQTWSRFFYRINVVYGPVFAADAPASARRMFYTGLKAHAKRNPRVISVRVTPPEFRRVYDDVTPGDELTSARELDGTIAELGGHRVVGDFVTRGDIPITYSYVKDIGGMDFPAIQKSMGQQVRTAFNRWGTNGVEVRFVGPDQIDILGRVLEHTAERTQMSEVSPGQLAYYKRLVEQFGPQNAFLPVALLHCRNYLAQIGDERAQIEAKVADLVARRGALEAEGKALGKKQRNQLKELEERLAVLARREEETRTVQASHGDEVVLAASLFVRSPNELLYLVSGAYAEFTSYYGIYLIHRAMFEWAAEHNVTYYNFYGISGDFSQSATDAGVLHFKRQFIGNVEEFVGTYDLPIRPRLAKALKALD
- a CDS encoding peptidoglycan bridge formation glycyltransferase FemA/FemB family protein encodes the protein MRFVRLHDASYERFAADAERMSFTQLPGYVATRRGEGQRVEVVGVVDGNPERLLAAAAVVMQPWRKFFFKANLIFGPTFADYSPEAEEAFYRGLVGWLKRTPRVVALRVVPMVVRAHYDDVERGPETERAKRVDALLAELGATHLDKDFNDSPDIQTRFVYVKDIEGMDLAQVTKSAGQQVRTAFNRWGTNGVEVRFNSPEDIGVLGDILTHTAERTGTTPPTRSELNYYKDLALKLGPEEAFFPVAVLRPAAYLAEIAAEREQVEAKVADFAEREAALAAEGKVLGKKQRNQLKELRSRLEVLERRQAETQAVRAEHGEEIVLAASFFIHSPHELTYLVSGAYAQFNDYYGIYFIHRAMFEWATRHDVRWYNFFGMTGDFSDAASDAGVVHFKRQFKGDAEEYVGTYDIPIRPLCAKLTNAVDE
- a CDS encoding carboxylate--amine ligase, coding for MNRDITPIIFGWDLADYAMARLIHENTGTSPRLYSQIHRGFIDDSKILDLVITEPRAITNRDKFAQLLLALGEEFPTERVVPLVNTDEDVQLLSGLRHQLPTSWIFPYAPAEAIAIADSKTRLSQVAASLGLATPRQTRISTDSPNSASDALDQLTFPIVLKPDERSQLTVFFTRGLAKVLPCDTLAEANAHIRQWHDAGVSTSLTAQELIPGDDTTQWVVNGYIDRRGEVTAVGSGRVLLGNHEPSLLGNAGIIHVVPNDQLMTDGARLATAVGLRGFFSLDVKIDPRTATAYWLDLNPRIGRNHYYLKAGGVDVWQAFVEDYDDAPRHIQRMTGEALYHVLPLRMLKDYLPPELYAQVKPLKRTAVDPLNYPADRHPRRTLFRIINAQNMARKTRAHYPKPTHTGF